One genomic region from Quercus robur chromosome 4, dhQueRobu3.1, whole genome shotgun sequence encodes:
- the LOC126721793 gene encoding uncharacterized protein LOC126721793, with the protein MANCNSNNKKKNKPLRFSSLLVLIISILLLSSSTAFAKSRRPISDAETRQKKNECYADIESGMWGWQCKSSVVDKENCALKCLSPSCYELVYGSDPLEEGEKDLIRSQEFKYCMHKLSMGESLEGIKGSFDY; encoded by the exons atGGCTAATtgtaatagtaataataagaagaagaacaagCCTCTCAGATTTTCTTCTCTGTTGGTTTTGATAATTTCAATTCTATTATTATCTTCTTCTACAGCCTTTGCCAAATCTCGTCGCCCTATCTCA GACGCTGAGACGAGGCAAAAGAAGAACGAGTGCTATGCTGATATTGAGAG CGGAATGTGGGGTTGGCAATGCAAGTCTTCAGTGGTTGATAAGGAGAATTGTGCTTTGAAATGCCTTTCTCCATCTTGTTATGAGCTCGTCTACGGCAGCGATCCG CTTGAGGAAGGAGAGAAAGATCTCATTAGGAGCCAAGAATTCAAGTACTGTATGCACAA GCTATCAATGGGAGAGAGTCTTGAGGGCATCAAGGGTTCCTTTGACTATTAA
- the LOC126721888 gene encoding uncharacterized protein LOC126721888, protein MSFGKLILKCRVCQCVGPWSPPPQDHYKVNFDATFFAETGSAGVGVVVRDCDGQIIGALRQNIGLDQSVEMAEALVARRAVRFAAKLCVFRVIIEGDCSRVIAALKGFGRYRTLFGHIIDESKQIGGTLRSCLFQHVRREGNMLAHCLAKKAVLSANTDVWVESLPEDVEDVFHSDLP, encoded by the coding sequence ATGAGTTTTGGGAAGTTAATCCTCAAGTGTAGAGTGTGCCAGTGCGTCGGTCCCTGGTCTCCTCCCCCTCAGGATCATTACAAAGTGAACTTCGACGCAACTTTCTTTGCAGAAACCGGGTCAGCAGGTGTTGGTGTAGTTGTTCGTGACTGTGATGGGCAGATTATTGGAGCTTTGCGGCAGAATATTGGCTTGGATCAATCTGTTGAAATGGCTGAAGCTTTGGTGGCTCGCAGGGCAGTGAGGTTTGCTGCAAAGTTGTGTGTGTTTCGAGTGATTATTGAAGGTGATTGTAGTCGGGTTATTGCTGCCTTGAAAGGCTTTGGTCGCTATCGTACTTTGTTTGGTCACATTATTGATGAATCTAAGCAAATTGGAGGAACGTTGAGGAGCTGTTTGTTTCAGCATGTTCGGCGTGAGGGGAATATGTTAGCTCATTGTTTAGCTAAAAAAGCAGTTTTATCTGCAAATACTGATGTATGGGTAGAATCTCTGCCTGAGGATGTGGAAGATGTTTTCCATTCGGATTTGCCTTGA